In Parasphingorhabdus halotolerans, a single window of DNA contains:
- a CDS encoding circularly permuted type 2 ATP-grasp protein, with translation MLVAAAAAGEGSVREPYSGYGKWLDGEDPKRIRKKAAQAEAFFRTTGITFNVYGEEDADERLIPFDVIPRVISASEWRKLSRGIEQRVRAINAFLHDIYHRQEILRAGRVPFELIANNKAFLPQMVGVDPPGGIYTHIVGTDIVRTGPDEFFVLEDNARTPSGVSYMLENRETMLQMFPELFSRIPVQQVSDYPSNLRRSLAASAPEACTAKPVVAVLTPGIHNSAYFEHSYLADQMGAELVEGHDLRVVDGRIAMRTTEGYTPIDVIYRRVDDEYLDPMNFNPDSMLGVPGIFDVYRSGGITIANAPGTGIADDKALYSYMPDIVEFYTGEKPLLNNVQTWRCSEPDQLQYVLDNLADLVVKEVHGSGGYGMLVGPAASRKEVEDFRVKLIENASNYIAQPTLALSTVPIFTKKGLSPRHVDLRPFVLVSPERIDITPGGLTRVAMTEGSLVVNSSQGGGTKDTWVLEE, from the coding sequence ATGCTAGTTGCCGCTGCGGCGGCTGGAGAGGGTTCGGTTCGAGAACCCTATTCAGGATATGGAAAATGGCTGGACGGCGAAGATCCCAAGCGGATTCGCAAGAAGGCTGCGCAAGCCGAAGCTTTTTTTCGCACCACGGGTATCACATTCAACGTTTATGGCGAAGAAGATGCCGATGAACGGCTGATCCCGTTTGACGTTATTCCCCGGGTCATTTCGGCTTCCGAGTGGCGCAAGCTTTCTCGCGGTATCGAACAGCGCGTACGTGCTATCAACGCATTCCTGCATGATATTTACCATCGTCAGGAGATATTGCGGGCTGGCCGCGTCCCGTTTGAGCTGATCGCCAATAATAAAGCGTTCTTGCCGCAAATGGTCGGCGTCGACCCACCTGGTGGTATCTACACGCATATTGTTGGTACGGATATCGTGCGCACCGGACCGGACGAGTTTTTTGTGCTGGAAGACAATGCCCGAACGCCATCGGGCGTTTCCTATATGTTGGAAAACCGCGAAACCATGCTGCAAATGTTCCCTGAACTATTCTCGCGCATCCCGGTGCAACAGGTCAGCGATTATCCTTCCAATTTGCGCCGGTCGCTTGCTGCTTCCGCGCCTGAAGCCTGCACGGCCAAACCGGTGGTCGCGGTGTTGACGCCCGGTATCCATAACTCGGCCTATTTTGAACATAGCTATCTCGCCGATCAAATGGGCGCGGAGCTGGTTGAAGGCCATGATCTGCGCGTTGTTGATGGCCGTATCGCGATGCGTACGACAGAGGGTTATACACCAATCGACGTCATCTACCGCCGCGTCGATGATGAATATCTTGATCCGATGAATTTCAATCCAGACTCTATGCTGGGCGTACCCGGGATATTCGACGTATATCGTTCGGGTGGCATCACTATCGCTAACGCGCCCGGCACCGGGATCGCTGACGACAAAGCGCTGTACAGCTACATGCCCGATATTGTGGAGTTTTACACAGGAGAGAAGCCGCTGCTCAATAATGTCCAGACTTGGCGGTGCAGCGAGCCCGATCAACTGCAATATGTGCTCGATAACCTGGCTGATCTGGTCGTAAAAGAAGTTCACGGGTCGGGAGGTTATGGTATGCTGGTCGGACCAGCGGCGAGCAGGAAGGAAGTTGAGGATTTCCGGGTGAAGCTGATCGAAAACGCTTCCAACTATATAGCCCAACCAACACTGGCGCTTTCGACGGTGCCGATCTTCACCAAGAAAGGCTTGTCACCGCGCCATGTCGATTTGCGGCCCTTTGTATTGGTGTCGCCCGAAAGGATCGACATTACGCCAGGCGGTCTGACGCGCGTCGCGATGACCGAAGGATCACTCGTGGTCAATAGCAGTCAGGGAGGCGGCACCAAGGATACCTGGGTGCTGGAGGAATAG
- a CDS encoding DUF4238 domain-containing protein codes for MRRFTDENGWLYAVNRSNTKAVPFRCKPNQLFVRKEYYTEVDSDGSKNSRMELRLSQLESEISPILAKFMAAAEANKLPDLSRHQKSLWDKFFLLQYRRVPDLRDDDSWKNALEEYAQITSRLKKEFPHRVEEIEAFESDEEKIRMVNNAYVNMLDLPPGEPEKVLNRRGIILLRSARNKKFVIGSRPVIQMNMKNGRTLHDSYSEMWLPIASNLAIGVGTMWEKEKILDLENHSGMRYLNEAIARNSTSFASASLKLTQSIAMRC; via the coding sequence TTGCGCCGATTTACCGATGAGAACGGTTGGTTATATGCTGTGAACCGATCAAATACCAAAGCTGTTCCATTCCGATGCAAGCCAAATCAACTTTTTGTTCGCAAGGAATACTACACTGAAGTTGATAGTGACGGCTCGAAAAACAGCAGGATGGAACTGCGCTTATCGCAGCTAGAAAGCGAAATATCGCCGATTTTAGCCAAATTCATGGCCGCAGCTGAAGCCAACAAGCTGCCCGACTTGTCCCGGCATCAGAAAAGCCTTTGGGATAAGTTTTTCTTACTACAGTATCGTCGAGTCCCTGACCTCAGAGATGACGATAGCTGGAAAAATGCTCTTGAAGAATACGCTCAAATTACAAGCCGATTGAAGAAGGAATTTCCACACAGGGTAGAAGAAATTGAGGCTTTCGAATCTGACGAAGAGAAGATTCGAATGGTCAACAACGCTTATGTAAATATGCTAGATTTACCCCCAGGGGAACCCGAGAAGGTACTCAATCGAAGAGGTATTATTTTACTTCGATCAGCAAGAAATAAGAAGTTTGTGATCGGTAGTCGGCCGGTAATTCAAATGAACATGAAAAATGGTAGAACGCTACATGATAGCTACAGTGAAATGTGGCTACCAATTGCAAGTAACCTTGCCATAGGCGTCGGCACAATGTGGGAAAAAGAGAAGATACTAGACTTAGAAAATCATTCCGGCATGCGATATCTAAACGAAGCAATTGCTAGAAACAGCACCTCCTTTGCCAGCGCCTCGTTAAAGCTAACACAATCTATTGCGATGAGATGTTAG
- a CDS encoding GxxExxY protein, translating to MLDFLILLCHRFNDLTVEANGKKFLARSREECEEDAMKNSIEALSEIAVDCGYKLHVNLGPGLLESVYEALMANALRQRGLPVDRQVPIKIEYDDIVLEEGFRANLLVDKQLLIELKSTERFAPVHAKQVLTYLRLMKLPLDLLMNFGAPTFKDGCKRIVNQHKDFASSRFRVNQVKL from the coding sequence ATGTTGGATTTCCTGATATTATTATGTCATCGTTTCAATGACTTAACAGTTGAGGCCAATGGAAAAAAGTTTCTCGCGCGAAGTCGCGAAGAATGCGAAGAAGATGCCATGAAAAATTCGATTGAAGCGCTATCCGAAATCGCTGTGGATTGCGGTTACAAACTTCACGTCAATCTTGGACCTGGCTTGCTGGAGAGTGTTTATGAGGCGCTCATGGCCAATGCTCTCAGACAACGAGGTTTGCCAGTGGATAGGCAAGTACCGATCAAGATAGAATATGATGATATCGTGCTTGAGGAAGGGTTTCGAGCAAACCTCCTGGTCGACAAGCAATTGCTAATTGAACTAAAATCAACAGAACGGTTTGCGCCGGTTCATGCCAAGCAAGTGCTGACATACCTGCGTTTAATGAAGCTTCCGCTAGACCTCTTGATGAACTTTGGCGCGCCTACGTTTAAGGACGGTTGCAAACGTATCGTCAACCAACATAAAGACTTTGCGTCTTCGCGCTTTCGCGTGAACCAAGTTAAGCTGTGA
- a CDS encoding PaaI family thioesterase produces MTNPADMVPFAKTMGIKITEMTKEIVRGEMLVRPEICTAGNGRGTPSIHGGAVMTFADVLGAFGGFANLPEGANGTTTSESKTNFLNAAPEGETVYGEATPFKVGRRQSVWQTRISLKDGTLVAVVTQTQIVL; encoded by the coding sequence ATGACCAACCCCGCCGATATGGTGCCATTTGCCAAGACTATGGGCATCAAGATTACGGAAATGACCAAAGAGATTGTGCGCGGTGAGATGTTGGTGCGACCGGAGATTTGTACCGCTGGCAATGGTCGCGGGACGCCTAGCATACACGGTGGCGCAGTGATGACATTTGCCGATGTGCTGGGAGCCTTCGGCGGCTTTGCCAATCTGCCCGAAGGCGCAAACGGCACCACAACGTCTGAAAGCAAAACCAATTTTCTCAACGCGGCGCCAGAAGGCGAGACCGTTTACGGAGAGGCGACACCATTTAAGGTCGGCAGGCGGCAGTCCGTCTGGCAGACGCGGATTTCGCTGAAAGACGGCACATTGGTTGCCGTGGTTACACAAACGCAGATTGTGCTGTGA
- the gyrB gene encoding DNA topoisomerase (ATP-hydrolyzing) subunit B produces the protein MIENTENETPEQASIPSTDKTPDQANQNEYGADSIKVLKGLDAVRKRPGMYIGDTDDGSGLHHMVFEVSDNAIDEALAGHCDLILITLNPDGSVSVEDNGRGIPTGMHTEEGVSAAEVIMTQLHAGGKFENTSDDNAYKVSGGLHGVGVSVVNALSEWLELNIWRDGKEHNMRFEFGDAVRPLEVIGDAPPADNESGFKKGTKVTFFPSPATFKITEFDFEKLEHRYRELAFLNSGVHILLRDARHEETKEIDLYYEGGIAAFVQYLDRNKTPLVPDPIAIHGDRDDVIIDVALEWNDSYYENVLCFTNNIPQRDGGTHLAAFRSALTRTLNNYAESSGALKKEKVKLTGDDMREGLTAIVSVKLPDPKFSSQTKDKLVSSEVRQPLESLMADKLAEWLEENPANASMVVQKVIDAAAAREAAKKARELTRRKGAMDIASLPGKLSDCREKDASKCELFLVEGDSAGGSAKQGRDSNYQAILPLKGKILNVERARFDRMLSSKEVGTLIQAMGTGIGREDFNLEKLRYHKIVIMTDADVDGAHIRTLLLTFFYRQMPEIILGGHLYIAQPPLYKVGKGKSEVYLKDDNALDHYLVDMGLANMVLQTIEGARSGEDLRGLIEHARRMRSLMAYVPRRYDSTIVEGMALTGALNPDHGLAERQAAVDATAAWMDKVDEEGKWSGSVSEEGGYLFERLWRGVTDHHIIEQKFLESAEGRKLHKLASEETATYTSGSRLVKIASSEADASDDDDGIGTEGTLITRPSELLDTVLAAGRKGIAISRYKGLGEMNAEQLWETTLDPEVRSLLQVTVEQADVTDEIFTKLMGDVVEPRREFIVDNALNVANLDV, from the coding sequence ATGATTGAAAACACCGAAAATGAAACCCCGGAACAAGCTTCCATCCCTTCCACCGACAAGACTCCCGATCAGGCAAATCAAAACGAATATGGCGCCGATTCCATCAAGGTTCTCAAGGGCCTGGACGCTGTTCGCAAACGGCCTGGCATGTATATTGGCGACACGGACGATGGCAGCGGACTGCACCACATGGTGTTTGAAGTGTCCGACAATGCGATTGATGAAGCGCTGGCCGGCCATTGCGACCTTATCCTGATCACGCTCAACCCTGACGGCAGTGTGTCGGTCGAAGATAATGGCCGTGGCATCCCCACCGGCATGCACACCGAGGAAGGTGTATCGGCAGCCGAGGTTATCATGACCCAGCTCCATGCAGGCGGTAAATTCGAGAATACCAGCGACGACAATGCTTACAAAGTCTCCGGCGGTCTTCACGGTGTCGGCGTGTCCGTTGTGAATGCGCTGTCGGAATGGCTGGAACTCAACATTTGGCGGGACGGCAAAGAGCATAATATGCGCTTTGAATTTGGCGATGCCGTGCGGCCGCTGGAAGTGATTGGTGACGCGCCGCCTGCGGACAATGAAAGCGGTTTCAAAAAGGGAACGAAGGTTACGTTCTTTCCGTCGCCTGCTACGTTCAAGATCACTGAATTCGACTTTGAAAAACTCGAACACCGCTACCGCGAACTCGCGTTTCTCAATAGTGGCGTCCATATCCTGCTGCGTGACGCGCGGCATGAAGAGACGAAAGAAATCGATCTCTATTATGAAGGCGGCATTGCAGCTTTTGTACAGTATCTGGATCGCAACAAGACGCCTCTGGTTCCCGATCCTATCGCAATCCACGGCGATCGCGATGATGTGATTATCGACGTCGCACTGGAGTGGAATGATTCATACTATGAGAACGTCCTCTGCTTTACCAACAACATCCCGCAGCGCGATGGCGGCACCCATCTGGCAGCTTTCCGCTCGGCGCTAACCCGCACGCTTAACAATTATGCCGAAAGCTCCGGCGCGCTCAAGAAAGAAAAAGTCAAACTCACCGGTGATGATATGCGCGAAGGCCTGACCGCGATTGTCTCGGTGAAGCTGCCTGATCCGAAGTTCAGCTCACAGACAAAAGACAAGCTCGTCTCCTCCGAGGTGCGTCAGCCGCTGGAAAGCCTGATGGCCGACAAGCTTGCCGAATGGCTGGAAGAAAACCCCGCCAATGCCAGCATGGTTGTACAGAAAGTTATTGATGCTGCTGCTGCCCGTGAAGCGGCGAAAAAGGCGCGCGAACTGACTCGGCGCAAAGGCGCAATGGATATCGCCTCGCTACCCGGCAAGCTATCTGATTGCCGCGAGAAAGATGCGAGCAAATGCGAACTTTTTCTGGTGGAAGGAGACTCCGCTGGCGGTTCTGCGAAACAGGGCCGCGATAGCAATTATCAGGCGATCCTGCCGCTCAAAGGCAAAATCCTCAACGTCGAGCGCGCGCGTTTTGACCGGATGCTTTCGAGCAAGGAAGTGGGCACGCTGATACAGGCCATGGGCACCGGCATTGGCCGCGAGGATTTCAATCTTGAAAAACTGCGCTATCACAAGATTGTCATCATGACCGATGCTGATGTCGACGGCGCGCACATCCGCACGTTGCTGCTGACCTTTTTCTATCGCCAGATGCCCGAAATCATCTTGGGCGGGCATTTGTATATCGCCCAGCCGCCGCTCTACAAAGTCGGCAAAGGCAAGAGCGAAGTTTATCTCAAAGACGATAACGCGCTCGATCATTATCTTGTCGATATGGGCCTCGCAAACATGGTGCTGCAAACCATCGAAGGTGCGCGCTCCGGCGAAGACCTGCGCGGGTTGATCGAACACGCGCGGCGGATGCGCTCGCTTATGGCCTATGTGCCGCGCCGCTATGACAGCACGATTGTGGAAGGCATGGCACTCACCGGCGCGCTCAATCCCGATCATGGACTGGCCGAACGGCAGGCAGCCGTCGACGCAACGGCAGCGTGGATGGACAAGGTTGATGAAGAAGGCAAATGGTCCGGCAGCGTCTCCGAAGAAGGCGGCTATCTGTTCGAGCGGCTATGGCGCGGCGTGACGGACCATCATATTATCGAACAGAAATTCCTTGAAAGCGCCGAGGGCCGCAAACTCCACAAGCTCGCCAGCGAAGAAACCGCGACCTACACCAGCGGCAGCCGCCTGGTGAAAATCGCATCTAGCGAAGCCGATGCGAGCGATGATGATGACGGTATCGGCACCGAGGGCACTTTGATAACCCGCCCGTCGGAACTGCTCGACACCGTGCTCGCCGCTGGCCGCAAGGGCATAGCCATCTCCCGCTACAAAGGCCTTGGCGAAATGAACGCCGAGCAGCTGTGGGAAACCACGCTCGATCCCGAAGTCCGGTCATTGTTACAGGTCACCGTCGAACAAGCTGATGTGACCGACGAAATTTTCACCAAACTGATGGGTGACGTGGTCGAACCGCGGCGGGAATTTATTGTGGACAATGCTTTGAATGTCGCCAATCTGGATGTTTGA